A genomic stretch from Malus domestica chromosome 15, GDT2T_hap1 includes:
- the LOC139191704 gene encoding uncharacterized protein — protein MECGLCEPSFHQWRYCYKMRPAKSCTGYAECACRSERERIVYGKKKAYYTWKNRWCFLYNDWEYDKGVTPERRVLTHFQTVGCNVSTVRTICYLLWSFLASNTLLHVVTRGTIKLFGQELSDIEKVLRVPKEDRHLSKLRPLFRRYGFQPLVSESQGRSMEKVSKKTGTSTHKRKAPVLVPSEDILPHKKTHKFRGEPSVRPKSQDGVLKGPAFRKTGVEAVENAAAVVAGEGSRLLPPPLTMEHTVQESDPGSRHEGKGKERAGSVPWKDLRVATRPKDFGDINNCLAGLDTENLHHLIK, from the exons atggagtgtgggttgtgtgagccttccttccatcagtggcgttactgttacaagatgcgcccagcaaaatcatgcactggttatgccgagtgtgcatgtcggagtgagagagagcgtattgtgtatggtaagaaaaaggcatactacacatggaaaaaccgttggtgctttctgtataatgattgggagtatgataagggtgtcacgcctgagcgacgtgtgcttactcacttccagactgtaggttgtaacgtatcaaccgttcgtactatttgctatttgttgtggtcttttcttgcttctaacactttgcttcatgtagtgacgcggggcaccatcaaactgtttgggcaggagctatctgacatagagaaggtgttgagggtgcccaaagaggatagacacttaagcaagctacgacccttatttcgtcggtacggtttccaacccttagtttccgagagccagggacgatcga tggagaaggtaagcaagaaaacagggactagcacccataaaaggaaagcaccagtgttagttccttcggaagacatcctaccgcataagaaaactcataagttccgaggggaaccatccgttagacctaagtcccaagatggggtccttaaggggcctgcctttaggaagactggagtcgaggccgttgaaaatgctgctgccgtagttgcaggagaagggagccgactgttgcctcctcctcttactatggagcacactgtccaggaaagtgatcctggttcccgccatgaggggaaaggcaaggaaagagctggcagtgtcccgtggaaggacttgagggttgccacgcggccaaaggattttggggatatcaacaattgcttggcagg